The Garra rufa chromosome 18, GarRuf1.0, whole genome shotgun sequence genome window below encodes:
- the thap3 gene encoding THAP domain-containing protein 3, with protein MPKSCSAFNCTNRYNNKNPEITFHRFPFSKPSVLKQWLENIGRDDFQPRKHMVICSLHFTPDCFSGLGNRKNLLWNAVPTLFAVPPQDTKQNNSRKRLKRALKSAADKWDDTAPERTPPFNEDAQHSHSNKEGYCQTPKDLSATDHNYALLDPCTTKTQLFNVLDANSWLQKRLQTKCRLIKRMKLQLQDAHSKLLTLRRQLRCKYTYRQRHLQLPVRCGSCYKT; from the exons ATGCCAAAAAGTTGTTCTGCATTTAATTGCACAAATAGGTACAACAACAAAAATCCCGAAATCACCTTCCACAG GTTCCCTTTCAGTAAACCATCGGTTCTGAAACAGTGGTTAGAGAACATTGGACGTGACGACTTTCAGCCAAGGAAGCACATGGTTATCTGTTCACTTCATTTCACTCCAGACTGTTTTAGTGGTTTGGGCAACCGTAAAAATTTGCTGTGGAATGCAGTGCCAACTCTCTTTGCCGTCCCACCTCAGGATACAAAG CAAAATAATTCTAGGAAGAGGCTGAAGAGAGCTTTAAAATCTGCTGCTGATAAATGGGATGACACTGCACCTGAGAGGACACCTCCTTTCAATGAGGATGCTCAACACTCTCACAGCAATAAAGAGGGTTACTGTCAAACCCCAAAA gattTATCTGCAACAGACCACAACTATGCTCTTTTGGATCCATGCACGACCAAAACTCAATTATTTAATGTTTTGGATGCTAACAGCTGGCTGCAGAAAAGGTTGCAGACCAAATGCAGACTCATAAAAAGAATGAAACTTCAACTGCAAGATGCTCATAGTAAGCTTCTGACTTTGCGCCGACAGCTCAGATGTAAATATACATATCGCCAAAGACATTTACAGCTCCCAGTACGATGTGGAAGTTGTTACAAGACCTAG